One stretch of Prinia subflava isolate CZ2003 ecotype Zambia chromosome 19, Cam_Psub_1.2, whole genome shotgun sequence DNA includes these proteins:
- the CCDC92 gene encoding coiled-coil domain-containing protein 92 has translation MATSTLKNQLQSAQKNLLFLQREHANTLKGLHEELRRLQQRCTDLTYELTVKSSDPSESGGSRSDELKSKCKDLEAQLKIKEAENSELLKELEQKNAMIMVLENTIKEREKKYLEELKMKSHKVNMLSSELEQKASTIAYLTSQLHAAKKKLMSASGTAEGTPSGSPVLSGYKPSPPKDKLPETPRRRMKKSLSTPLNPEFEEAYRIGAESRKLVLREPVDAMPDPTPFLLARETAEVHLIKERPLVIPPIPSERAPGESHSPAREKPHKAHIGVAHRIHHAAPAPQEVQSLAVEQVHGNKVVRKHSGTDRTV, from the exons ATGGCCACCTCAACCCTGAAGAACCAGCTGCAGAGTGCCCAGAAGAacctgctgttcctgcagcggGAGCACGCCAACACGCTGAAGGGGCTGCACGAGGAGCTGCGCCGGCTGCAGCAGCGCTGCACAG atttaACCTATGAGCTGACTGTAAAGAGTTCAGACCCATCAG AAAGTGGCGGTTCACGAAGTGATGAACTCAAAAGTAAGTGCAAAGATCTTGAAGCTCAGCTGAAAATCAAAGAAGCTGAAAATAGTGAATTGTTGAAAGAACTTGAACAAAAGAACGCAATGATAATGGTGCTGGAAAACACtattaaagaaagagaaaagaagtatttggaagagttaaaaatgaaaagccatAAGGTCAATATGTTGTCCAGTGAACTGGAGCAGAAGGCGAGCACGATTGCGTACCTGACCTCTCAGCTGCACGCGGCCAAGAAGAAGCTGATGAGTGCCAGCGGGACTGCGGAGGGGACCCCGTCCGGCAGCCCCGTCCTGTCCGGCTACAAACCGTCCCCTCCCAAGGACAAACTGCCCGAGACGCCGCGGCGCCGCATGAAGAAGAGCCTGTCCACGCCGCTGAACCCCGAGTTCGAAGAGGCCTACAGAATAGGGGCGGAGAGCCGCAAGCTGGTGCTGCGCGAGCCCGTGGATGCCATGCCCGACCCCACGCCCTTTCTGCTGGCCAGGGAAACGGCGGAGGTGCATCTGATCAAGGAGAGGCCGTTGGTGATTCCCCCGATCCCCTCGGAGCGCGCGCCCGGCGAGTCGCACAGCCCCGCCCGCGAGAAGCCGCACAAGGCGCACATCGGGGTCGCCCACCGCATCCACCacgccgcgcccgccccgcagGAGGTGCAGAGCCTGGCCGTGGAGCAGGTGCACGGGAACAAAGTGGTCAGAAAGCACTCGGGGACAGACAGAACTGTCTGA